The following coding sequences lie in one Mycobacterium sp. Z3061 genomic window:
- a CDS encoding GntR family transcriptional regulator gives MTEAKVADHRYLQVARTLRKEIVDGVYPVGSQLPTEHELCERFAVSRYTVREALRRLRDDNLVSSRPRTGTLVVPRPSADSYVQHVMSINDLLDFASGTRFVIESVAMVSVDEDLSGRTGLAVGEQWLSVRGARQAVEPESGSALCRTEYYINREFAAVGRLLQRHEGPIFPLIEDLFGLSIVEVQQEIIAVLLSAELAATLDVEPGAPALQVQRTYRASDDRVAQMTINTHPASRFRHSMTMRRVRG, from the coding sequence ATGACCGAAGCCAAAGTGGCCGACCACCGCTACCTTCAGGTGGCCCGCACGCTACGCAAGGAGATCGTGGACGGGGTGTATCCGGTGGGCTCCCAGCTGCCGACCGAGCACGAGCTGTGCGAGCGGTTCGCGGTCAGTCGTTACACCGTCAGGGAGGCGCTGCGCAGGTTGCGTGACGACAACCTGGTTTCGTCGCGGCCGCGTACCGGAACGCTGGTGGTGCCACGCCCTTCGGCGGATTCCTATGTGCAGCATGTGATGTCGATCAATGATCTGTTGGACTTCGCGTCCGGCACCCGGTTCGTGATCGAGTCGGTGGCGATGGTCAGCGTCGACGAGGACCTGTCCGGGCGAACAGGTCTGGCCGTGGGTGAGCAGTGGTTGTCGGTTCGTGGCGCGCGCCAGGCCGTCGAGCCCGAGTCCGGGTCGGCGCTGTGCCGCACGGAGTACTACATCAACCGCGAGTTCGCGGCGGTAGGTCGCCTGCTGCAACGCCACGAAGGCCCCATCTTCCCGTTGATCGAAGACCTGTTCGGCCTCAGTATCGTTGAGGTGCAACAGGAGATCATCGCGGTGCTACTGTCGGCCGAGCTCGCCGCGACCCTCGATGTCGAACCCGGAGCCCCGGCGTTACAGGTGCAGCGCACCTACCGCGCGTCGGACGATCGGGTGGCACAGATGACCATCAACACGCACCCCGCATCGCGATTCCGGCACTCGATGACAATGCGGCGAGTACGTGGCTAG
- a CDS encoding aromatic ring-hydroxylating dioxygenase subunit alpha: MDDDLSAPVTIGVEAYLSRDYARAERDKLWRKVWQQVGRVEELPRVGSYLTYDILDDSILVVRTGPDTLKAHHNVCVHRGRRLVDTPAGAKNACGQKKSFVCGFHGWTYDQDGTCTHIPERADWQGALTPENTHLSMVNVDTWGGWIWVNMDPAAEPLRDYLEPAATMLDPFNLQDMRCKWRKWLHFQCNWKVAMEAFNETYHVATTHPQFNKFGNFRGWAAAHGKHSNIGYDAPKDLAETKSKIRLGTGADPRASTAEMQLYTLEETNATTTRTLVEAALRLVDELPQDAPADQVLSHWLASARKDDEARGVTWPTIDPEHLANSGTAWQIFPNFQIGQGMTTALCYSARPHGDDPDQCIFEASCYELYPEGEEPQTEWVYAPPDDPNWRSVLPQDFSNMAAVQQGMKSLGFRGPKPNPYMERSTANLHRNLAKYLGTGAPQQLATETEMQR; the protein is encoded by the coding sequence ATGGACGACGACCTGAGCGCTCCGGTCACCATCGGCGTGGAGGCCTACCTCTCGCGGGACTACGCCCGCGCCGAGCGGGACAAGCTGTGGCGCAAGGTGTGGCAGCAGGTGGGCCGGGTGGAGGAGCTACCCAGGGTCGGCAGCTACCTGACCTACGACATCCTCGACGATTCGATCCTGGTGGTGCGCACCGGTCCTGACACCCTCAAGGCTCATCACAATGTGTGCGTCCACCGCGGCCGCCGCCTGGTCGACACGCCTGCCGGCGCCAAAAATGCCTGCGGGCAGAAGAAGTCGTTCGTCTGCGGCTTTCACGGCTGGACCTACGACCAGGACGGCACCTGCACTCACATCCCCGAGCGGGCCGACTGGCAGGGTGCGCTGACCCCGGAGAACACCCACCTGAGCATGGTCAACGTGGACACCTGGGGCGGCTGGATCTGGGTCAACATGGATCCCGCCGCCGAGCCGCTGCGCGACTACCTCGAACCGGCCGCGACCATGCTGGATCCGTTCAATCTGCAGGACATGCGCTGCAAATGGCGGAAGTGGCTGCATTTCCAGTGCAATTGGAAAGTCGCGATGGAGGCCTTCAACGAGACCTACCACGTCGCGACCACGCATCCGCAGTTCAACAAGTTCGGCAACTTCCGGGGCTGGGCGGCAGCCCATGGCAAGCACAGCAACATCGGCTACGACGCGCCGAAGGATCTGGCCGAGACCAAGTCCAAGATCCGGCTCGGCACCGGCGCGGACCCACGGGCTTCGACCGCCGAGATGCAGCTCTACACCCTCGAGGAGACCAACGCGACCACCACCAGGACGCTGGTCGAGGCGGCGCTTCGGTTGGTCGACGAACTGCCGCAGGACGCGCCGGCCGACCAGGTGCTCAGTCACTGGCTGGCTTCGGCGCGCAAAGACGACGAAGCGCGCGGTGTCACCTGGCCGACCATCGATCCCGAACACCTGGCCAACAGCGGCACCGCCTGGCAGATCTTCCCGAACTTCCAGATCGGCCAGGGCATGACCACCGCCCTGTGCTACAGCGCGCGGCCGCACGGCGATGACCCCGATCAATGCATATTCGAGGCTTCCTGCTACGAGCTCTACCCGGAAGGCGAAGAGCCGCAGACCGAATGGGTGTACGCACCACCGGATGACCCGAATTGGCGCAGCGTCCTGCCGCAGGACTTCTCCAACATGGCCGCGGTGCAGCAGGGCATGAAGTCGCTGGGATTCCGCGGGCCCAAGCCCAACCCGTATATGGAACGCAGCACCGCAAACCTGCACCGCAACCTCGCGAAGTATCTGGGGACCGGCGCCCCGCAACAATTGGCAACAGAGACGGAGATGCAACGATGA
- a CDS encoding NAD(P)/FAD-dependent oxidoreductase: MTEDCPPTATPDDIDLPALREKYRQERAKRLRPEGSRQYIELVDEFAGFYEIDPYSPDLVRDPISADIDVAVLGGGFGGLLCAAHLKKAGVQDVRIIELGGDFGGVWYWNRYPGLQCDNESYCYIPLLEELDFIPSKKFADGAEIYEHCRRIGKHYGLYDSALFSTQVRALHWDDDIQRWRVSTNRDDDIRARFVVIASGPFHRPKLPGIPGIKDFGGHSFHSSRWDYGYTGGDATGGLDGLSDKRVAVVGTGATAVQIVPFLGRYAKHLYVFQRTPSSVGVRNNTPTDPEWAKSLQPGWQKERQRNFHSWTFEGMAPGQPDLVCDFWTELGRNTATRVLALPDPAAMTPEQFMAIREEEDYKLMERLRRRIEDTVADPETAEALKPYYRFLCKRPCTNDDYLPTFNRPNVTLIDVSGSKGVERATAKGLVANGIEYEVDCIIYASGFEITTELRRRYSMEAIEGRDGFSLFDHWHDGYRTLHGMTSRGFPNQFFTGFTQVGISANIAANYELQGEHIAYIVAEALKRGATTVEPTQEAQDAWCQTIRETAIDNSQFDLECTPGYYNNEGGGTEGIRSHLGEPYGPGFYAFGDLLEQWRATGNLDGLELR, translated from the coding sequence ATGACCGAGGACTGCCCGCCCACTGCGACGCCGGACGACATCGACCTGCCCGCGCTGCGCGAGAAGTACCGGCAGGAACGTGCGAAACGATTGCGGCCGGAAGGTTCTCGGCAGTACATCGAACTGGTAGACGAGTTCGCCGGGTTCTACGAGATCGATCCGTACTCGCCGGACCTGGTACGTGACCCCATCTCCGCCGACATCGATGTCGCGGTCCTCGGCGGCGGCTTCGGGGGTCTGCTGTGCGCCGCGCACCTGAAGAAGGCCGGAGTTCAGGACGTCCGCATCATCGAACTGGGCGGCGACTTCGGTGGTGTGTGGTACTGGAACCGGTACCCCGGCCTGCAGTGCGACAACGAATCCTACTGCTACATACCGCTGTTGGAGGAGCTCGACTTCATTCCCAGCAAGAAGTTCGCCGACGGCGCCGAGATCTACGAACACTGCCGGCGTATCGGAAAGCATTACGGTCTCTACGATTCCGCCCTGTTCTCCACCCAGGTGCGGGCCCTGCACTGGGACGACGACATCCAACGTTGGCGGGTCAGCACCAATCGTGACGACGACATCCGGGCGCGGTTCGTGGTGATCGCTTCCGGCCCGTTTCACCGGCCGAAACTGCCCGGCATCCCCGGCATCAAGGACTTCGGCGGACACAGCTTTCACTCCTCGCGCTGGGACTACGGCTACACCGGCGGGGACGCCACGGGCGGGCTGGACGGCCTGAGCGACAAACGGGTCGCCGTCGTGGGCACCGGCGCCACCGCGGTGCAGATCGTGCCTTTCCTGGGCCGTTATGCCAAGCACCTGTATGTGTTTCAGCGCACTCCGTCGTCGGTCGGGGTGCGGAACAACACGCCGACCGACCCCGAGTGGGCGAAATCCCTGCAGCCGGGCTGGCAGAAGGAACGCCAGCGCAATTTCCACAGCTGGACTTTCGAGGGAATGGCACCGGGCCAGCCGGATCTGGTCTGCGACTTCTGGACTGAACTGGGCCGCAACACGGCCACCCGGGTCCTGGCGCTGCCGGATCCCGCGGCGATGACCCCCGAGCAGTTCATGGCCATCCGCGAGGAGGAAGACTACAAACTCATGGAACGGCTGCGGCGCCGCATCGAGGACACCGTCGCCGACCCCGAGACCGCGGAGGCCCTCAAGCCCTACTACCGGTTTCTGTGCAAGCGGCCGTGCACCAACGACGACTACCTTCCGACGTTCAACCGGCCGAACGTGACGCTGATCGACGTTTCCGGCAGCAAAGGGGTGGAGCGGGCGACGGCAAAGGGGTTGGTGGCAAACGGGATCGAATACGAGGTCGACTGCATCATCTACGCCAGCGGGTTCGAGATCACCACCGAACTGCGCCGCCGCTACTCCATGGAGGCGATCGAGGGTCGCGACGGGTTTTCGCTCTTCGACCACTGGCACGACGGGTACCGGACATTGCACGGGATGACCAGCCGCGGTTTCCCCAATCAGTTCTTCACCGGCTTCACCCAGGTCGGGATCTCCGCCAACATCGCGGCGAACTATGAACTGCAGGGCGAGCACATCGCCTACATCGTCGCCGAGGCTCTCAAGCGCGGCGCGACGACGGTGGAACCCACGCAGGAAGCACAGGACGCGTGGTGTCAGACCATCCGCGAGACCGCGATCGACAACAGCCAGTTCGACTTGGAATGCACGCCAGGCTATTACAACAACGAGGGCGGCGGCACCGAGGGAATCCGGTCGCACCTGGGCGAACCATACGGGCCGGGCTTCTACGCCTTCGGTGACCTGCTCGAGCAGTGGCGGGCCACCGGCAACCTGGACGGCCTCGAGCTGAGATGA
- a CDS encoding LLM class flavin-dependent oxidoreductase: MKVNLGFGAHNSQDWERVLAGDFGRPPATPDWECVQGTLAIADLAEPLGFDGIWMPEHCGTPYGMTPNPIQALSYFAGRTERISLGTFVVVAPWWHPVRLAHQIAYLDIISAGRYNTIGIGRGVSKGEFDAVGVPREESRQRFNETLDILQLALSGERFAYEGEIFTVPEMSLRPEPRSGDLFSRIYSSSSTAESLEILSRRGMVPLFVGNKPIEDAGREVQQVNIFRKEEGLPPCQPKNVMFMYCTPDAQEAARSEEWIWTANRDVTVHYGFADAANFKGVKGYEAYAAREATATAVLASSVTADAKGAPKTPGYHASNLLIGTPDEIYHRIVAAQEACSFSELTIVPQFGTMPYDEAMDSTRLFAEEVLPAVHEMAAPLHPAALPENALA, encoded by the coding sequence ATGAAGGTCAATCTCGGCTTCGGAGCGCACAATTCGCAGGACTGGGAGCGCGTGCTCGCCGGCGACTTCGGTCGGCCACCGGCCACTCCGGACTGGGAGTGTGTGCAGGGGACGCTGGCCATCGCGGATCTGGCTGAGCCACTGGGATTCGACGGCATCTGGATGCCGGAGCACTGCGGAACACCTTATGGCATGACGCCCAACCCGATCCAGGCGCTGAGCTATTTCGCGGGGCGCACCGAACGCATCAGCCTGGGCACCTTCGTCGTCGTGGCACCCTGGTGGCATCCGGTCCGTCTGGCCCATCAGATCGCCTATCTCGACATCATCTCCGCCGGGCGGTACAACACCATCGGGATCGGGCGCGGAGTGTCCAAGGGCGAGTTCGACGCCGTCGGCGTGCCCCGGGAGGAGAGCCGTCAGCGGTTCAACGAAACGTTGGACATCCTGCAACTCGCACTCTCGGGTGAGCGATTCGCCTACGAGGGCGAGATTTTCACGGTACCGGAGATGTCGCTTCGGCCCGAACCGCGAAGTGGCGACCTGTTCTCCCGCATCTACAGCTCGTCCTCGACCGCGGAGTCGCTCGAAATCCTGTCCCGGCGCGGCATGGTGCCGCTGTTCGTGGGAAACAAGCCGATCGAGGATGCCGGCCGGGAGGTGCAGCAGGTGAACATCTTCCGGAAGGAGGAGGGTTTGCCGCCGTGTCAGCCCAAGAATGTGATGTTCATGTACTGCACGCCGGACGCTCAAGAAGCCGCCAGATCGGAGGAGTGGATCTGGACTGCCAACCGCGATGTCACCGTCCACTACGGCTTCGCCGATGCGGCGAACTTCAAGGGCGTCAAGGGATACGAGGCGTATGCGGCACGCGAGGCCACTGCCACCGCCGTCCTGGCCTCCTCGGTGACTGCCGATGCCAAGGGCGCCCCGAAGACTCCCGGGTATCACGCCTCCAACCTGCTGATCGGCACTCCGGACGAGATCTACCACCGGATCGTCGCGGCGCAGGAAGCGTGCTCGTTCTCCGAGCTGACGATCGTCCCGCAGTTCGGCACCATGCCCTACGACGAGGCGATGGACAGCACGCGCCTGTTCGCCGAGGAGGTGCTGCCCGCCGTGCACGAGATGGCCGCGCCACTGCATCCCGCTGCGTTGCCGGAGAACGCGCTGGCATGA
- a CDS encoding AMP-binding protein, producing MARKLVGGRWLRWDDERAAATYAQGWWVNGTLADALREAAERTPERVALVDGDHRLTCLDLHRQATALARALLARIPPGSVVSFMLPNWHEAAVIYLAATMSGMVVNPILPSLRDRELRFILEDADSRMVFIPSVFGRHDFAAMLRSVTAQLESPPDVVVLRGECGAGQIPFDSLAAAAGPLPALDADAVRMILYTSGTTGRPKGVLHSHNSIHALLRQIGGHWLVEPGDVFLVASPIAHIGGSIYAFEAPLLLGVTAVLIERWDADTAVRLMAAEHCTHMAGATPFLDQLLAAAQRADTRLPKLKVFICGGASVAPALIRKAAAYFASTVVTRVYGSTEVPVTTVGSPDDRDHAADTDGRPGFADVKLVDGEVRVRGPQMLVGYLHPEDDDVSFDSDGYFRTGDLARWVDDDYLVVTGRAKDIIIRNGENISPKEVEDVLANHPGIAEVAIVGLPDERTGERACAVVVPTGTAEPDVASLLDFLGASGVARFKAPEQVVIWGDLPKNDAGKVLKHQIKAALMKTEH from the coding sequence GTGGCTAGGAAACTGGTCGGCGGGCGATGGCTTCGCTGGGATGACGAGCGGGCCGCAGCCACCTACGCACAGGGATGGTGGGTCAACGGCACTTTGGCGGATGCGTTGCGCGAGGCCGCCGAGCGAACACCCGAGCGGGTTGCCCTGGTCGACGGCGATCACCGCCTGACGTGCCTGGACCTGCACCGGCAGGCGACAGCACTGGCCCGGGCATTGCTGGCACGCATCCCGCCGGGCAGCGTGGTGTCGTTCATGCTGCCCAATTGGCATGAGGCCGCGGTGATCTACCTGGCCGCCACGATGTCCGGCATGGTCGTCAACCCGATTCTGCCGTCGCTGCGGGACCGGGAACTCCGGTTCATCCTCGAAGACGCCGACAGCCGGATGGTGTTCATTCCGTCGGTGTTCGGCCGTCACGACTTCGCGGCGATGCTGCGCAGTGTCACAGCGCAGCTGGAGTCCCCGCCGGATGTCGTGGTGCTGCGCGGGGAGTGTGGAGCCGGCCAGATCCCGTTCGATTCGCTGGCGGCTGCCGCCGGGCCGCTCCCTGCACTGGACGCCGATGCCGTGCGCATGATCCTGTACACCTCGGGCACCACCGGCCGCCCTAAAGGTGTTCTGCACAGCCATAATTCGATCCATGCGCTGCTGCGCCAGATCGGCGGGCACTGGCTGGTCGAGCCGGGCGATGTGTTCCTGGTGGCGTCTCCGATCGCGCATATCGGCGGGTCGATCTACGCCTTCGAAGCCCCGTTACTGCTGGGCGTCACCGCGGTGCTGATCGAACGCTGGGATGCCGACACCGCCGTGCGGCTGATGGCGGCCGAACACTGTACGCACATGGCCGGTGCCACACCGTTTCTGGACCAACTGCTCGCCGCGGCCCAGCGCGCGGACACCCGCCTGCCGAAGCTGAAGGTGTTCATCTGTGGTGGCGCATCGGTCGCCCCGGCGTTGATCAGAAAGGCGGCAGCATATTTCGCGTCCACCGTTGTCACCCGGGTATACGGTTCGACCGAAGTTCCGGTGACGACGGTCGGTTCGCCCGACGATCGCGATCACGCGGCCGATACCGATGGGCGACCGGGTTTTGCCGACGTGAAACTGGTGGACGGTGAAGTCCGCGTCCGGGGGCCGCAGATGCTCGTCGGCTACCTTCATCCGGAAGACGACGACGTATCCTTCGACTCCGACGGGTACTTCCGCACCGGTGATCTGGCGCGCTGGGTCGACGACGATTACCTCGTGGTCACCGGACGAGCCAAGGACATCATCATAAGAAACGGCGAGAACATCTCGCCCAAGGAAGTCGAGGACGTTCTCGCCAACCATCCCGGCATCGCCGAGGTCGCCATCGTCGGGCTGCCGGACGAGCGCACCGGCGAACGGGCCTGCGCCGTCGTCGTCCCGACCGGCACGGCGGAACCCGATGTGGCGAGCCTGCTGGACTTTCTGGGAGCATCAGGCGTCGC
- a CDS encoding SDR family oxidoreductase: MSATQLGLAGRVIVVAGAAGGGIGTTVTRVVAEAGATVVAVSRGRANLDQHVGPLIDEGLPVVPVTADVSTDDGVASVMEAATRAEGELYGLVNVAGGADPSTWMPSTRVTRSDWRNLFTQNLEAMFFMSQAVAAELKRRRLPGSIVSISSISGMNTAPFHIAYGTAKAAIVAVTRTMAAELAYDEGGQAIRVNAVAPGVTATPASQTYTDDDPVRDRQAIAVGRRGRPDEVAGAVLFLLSDLSTYVTGQTLLVDGGLNLKWGHLGADNTSLFLKDESFRTAIKQWD, from the coding sequence ATGAGTGCGACCCAGTTGGGCCTGGCCGGGCGGGTCATTGTGGTGGCCGGCGCCGCCGGCGGCGGGATCGGCACCACGGTGACGCGCGTCGTCGCGGAGGCCGGTGCGACCGTGGTCGCGGTCAGCCGTGGTCGCGCAAACCTCGACCAGCACGTGGGTCCGCTGATCGACGAGGGCCTGCCGGTGGTCCCGGTGACCGCCGACGTGTCCACCGATGACGGCGTGGCCTCCGTAATGGAGGCCGCCACCCGCGCCGAGGGTGAGCTCTACGGCCTGGTCAATGTCGCCGGCGGCGCGGATCCGTCGACCTGGATGCCATCCACCCGGGTGACCCGGAGCGACTGGCGAAATCTGTTCACGCAGAACCTCGAGGCGATGTTCTTCATGAGCCAGGCGGTGGCCGCCGAACTCAAGCGCCGCAGGCTTCCCGGCTCGATCGTGTCGATCTCATCGATCAGCGGAATGAATACCGCACCGTTCCACATCGCTTACGGCACCGCCAAGGCCGCCATCGTCGCGGTGACCCGCACCATGGCAGCCGAATTGGCGTACGACGAGGGTGGGCAGGCCATCCGGGTCAACGCGGTGGCACCCGGCGTGACCGCCACCCCTGCGTCCCAGACCTATACCGACGACGATCCGGTCCGCGACCGTCAGGCCATCGCCGTGGGCCGGCGCGGCCGCCCCGACGAGGTGGCCGGCGCCGTGTTGTTCCTGCTTTCGGACCTTTCGACCTACGTCACCGGGCAGACGTTGCTCGTCGACGGCGGCCTGAATCTCAAGTGGGGGCATCTGGGTGCCGACAACACCTCGCTGTTCCTGAAAGACGAATCCTTCCGCACGGCGATCAAGCAGTGGGACTAG
- a CDS encoding SDR family NAD(P)-dependent oxidoreductase, which yields MTELRYDNRVAVITGAGRGLGRAYALMLAARGARVVVNDTGGTLAGDGANTAPAQQVAAEIGAAGGEAVASCESVTTAAGGQAIIQTALDHFGRIDILIHNAGTVRRGSLKELSYEDFDAVLDVHLRGAFHVVRPAFPLMCAAGYGRIVLTSSIGGIYGNHGVANYAAAKAGLIGLSNVVALEGEPEGVLCNVIVPSAVTRMAEGLDVSAYPPMEPELVAPVVGFLAHESCGVSGEMLIAIAGRVARAVVAESPGVQRLSWTIEDVAEQLYAVRDLSAPLVFPVVPDGHAEHIRYSFESAAWAIKENAHHV from the coding sequence ATGACCGAACTCCGATACGACAACCGCGTCGCGGTGATCACCGGCGCCGGCCGGGGACTGGGTCGTGCGTATGCCCTGATGCTGGCGGCCCGGGGGGCCAGGGTCGTGGTGAACGACACCGGCGGCACGCTGGCCGGTGATGGCGCGAATACCGCTCCGGCGCAGCAGGTTGCGGCCGAGATCGGCGCCGCCGGCGGCGAAGCGGTGGCCAGTTGCGAGTCGGTCACCACCGCCGCGGGTGGGCAGGCGATCATTCAGACGGCGCTCGATCATTTCGGGCGAATCGACATCCTGATCCACAACGCCGGCACGGTGCGGCGCGGGTCGCTCAAAGAGCTGAGTTACGAGGATTTCGACGCCGTCCTCGACGTGCACCTGCGCGGCGCCTTCCACGTGGTGCGCCCCGCCTTTCCGTTGATGTGCGCCGCCGGTTACGGCCGGATCGTGCTGACCTCCTCCATCGGCGGCATTTACGGCAACCATGGCGTCGCCAATTACGCCGCCGCCAAGGCCGGTCTCATCGGTCTGTCCAACGTCGTTGCGCTCGAGGGTGAGCCAGAGGGAGTGCTGTGCAACGTCATCGTGCCGTCCGCGGTCACGAGAATGGCCGAGGGGCTGGATGTTTCGGCCTACCCGCCGATGGAGCCCGAGCTGGTGGCGCCTGTGGTCGGCTTTCTCGCGCACGAATCCTGTGGGGTCAGCGGTGAAATGCTGATCGCCATCGCGGGCCGGGTGGCCCGCGCGGTGGTCGCCGAGAGTCCCGGCGTGCAGCGGTTGTCGTGGACTATCGAGGACGTCGCCGAACAGCTGTATGCGGTGCGGGACCTCAGCGCACCGCTGGTCTTCCCGGTGGTGCCGGACGGGCATGCCGAGCACATCCGGTACAGCTTCGAGTCAGCGGCGTGGGCGATCAAGGAGAATGCCCACCATGTCTAA
- a CDS encoding gluconolaconase: MKAARYSAARPPQVADGWTLTRVTGPSRLFGANGLRTGPDGRVYIAQVTGSQISALDLQTGQLDTVSAKGGDIIAPDDVAFDAEGNLYATEVMDGRVSLRDTAGHIRVLRDDLPSANGITVHQGRLFVGECRAGGRLLELDRAGGAPRVLLENVPSPNAMEVGPDGLLYFPVMGANEIWRIDPDGGDPQVVAGDLGVPDAVKFDAGGYLVSTQVHSGQVLRIDPRTGQRDVLAQLNPGLDNLTFVGNRLLVSNFTGEITEILADGQTRTVLGGGLNWPLDLAVGPDGNLYIADGTYFYELAGGVLRTAGMLFTPGYPGFLRGLVPAGPGEFIVTTSNGEVARYRPATGESEVLAQGFDQLYGVAIAPGGAVVVAELGAGRVLSVRAGEVEVLASGLHEPVGVATAADGTCLVSEAGAGRVLRLGDARPLVEGLQQPQGLLVADRQVYVVDSGAKELLSIDLDTGTRVTVAADLPVGAPAGVIPKPLRGMPPFSGPQGPFAGIAAGPDGTLYISADAEGSVLALRRNDEGPQR; the protein is encoded by the coding sequence GTGAAGGCTGCTCGCTACAGCGCCGCACGGCCACCGCAGGTTGCGGACGGCTGGACCTTGACGCGAGTGACCGGGCCCAGCCGCCTGTTCGGGGCAAACGGTCTGCGCACCGGCCCCGACGGCCGCGTCTACATCGCGCAGGTGACCGGCAGTCAGATCAGCGCACTCGACCTGCAGACCGGTCAGCTCGACACGGTGAGCGCCAAGGGCGGTGACATCATCGCGCCCGACGACGTGGCGTTCGATGCCGAGGGCAACCTGTATGCGACCGAGGTGATGGACGGGAGGGTGAGCCTGCGCGACACCGCCGGGCACATCCGGGTGCTCCGCGACGACCTGCCGTCCGCCAACGGCATCACCGTTCACCAGGGCCGGTTGTTCGTCGGCGAATGCCGCGCGGGGGGACGTCTGCTGGAGCTCGACCGCGCCGGCGGCGCGCCGAGAGTGCTGCTTGAGAACGTCCCGTCACCGAACGCGATGGAAGTCGGTCCGGACGGGTTGCTCTACTTCCCGGTGATGGGCGCCAACGAGATCTGGCGAATCGACCCCGACGGCGGCGACCCGCAAGTCGTGGCGGGCGATCTGGGCGTGCCGGATGCGGTGAAGTTCGATGCCGGGGGCTATCTCGTTTCGACCCAGGTCCATAGCGGCCAGGTGCTGCGCATCGACCCGCGCACCGGGCAGCGTGATGTCCTGGCGCAGTTGAATCCCGGCCTGGACAACCTGACGTTTGTGGGCAACCGGTTGCTCGTCTCGAATTTCACCGGCGAGATCACCGAGATTCTGGCCGACGGCCAGACCCGGACGGTGCTCGGTGGCGGGTTGAACTGGCCGCTGGACCTGGCGGTAGGCCCCGACGGCAACCTCTACATCGCCGACGGGACTTACTTCTATGAGCTTGCCGGTGGAGTGCTGCGTACCGCCGGCATGTTGTTCACTCCCGGCTATCCCGGATTCCTGCGCGGCCTGGTACCGGCGGGGCCCGGCGAGTTCATCGTCACCACCTCCAACGGAGAGGTTGCCCGCTACCGGCCTGCGACCGGCGAAAGCGAAGTGCTGGCACAAGGTTTCGATCAGCTCTACGGTGTCGCGATTGCGCCCGGCGGCGCCGTGGTGGTGGCCGAGTTGGGCGCCGGCCGGGTGCTGAGCGTCCGGGCGGGTGAAGTAGAGGTGTTGGCATCGGGCCTGCACGAGCCCGTCGGTGTGGCTACGGCCGCCGACGGGACCTGCCTGGTCTCCGAGGCCGGGGCGGGACGGGTGCTCAGGCTGGGTGACGCGCGACCGTTGGTCGAGGGCCTGCAGCAACCGCAAGGTCTGCTGGTGGCGGACCGGCAGGTCTACGTAGTCGATTCCGGCGCAAAGGAACTCCTGAGCATCGATCTGGACACCGGGACCCGGGTCACCGTTGCGGCGGACCTGCCGGTCGGCGCGCCGGCCGGCGTCATCCCCAAGCCGCTGCGCGGCATGCCCCCGTTTTCCGGACCGCAGGGGCCCTTCGCGGGGATCGCCGCCGGGCCCGACGGCACACTCTATATTTCCGCCGACGCCGAGGGCAGTGTGCTGGCGCTGCGCCGGAATGACGAAGGGCCACAACGATGA